In Neovison vison isolate M4711 chromosome 14, ASM_NN_V1, whole genome shotgun sequence, the following proteins share a genomic window:
- the NPTX2 gene encoding neuronal pentraxin-2, which yields MLALLAAGLALVVAAGAQDGPAPGSRFVCTALPPEAARAGCPLPAMPMQGGALSPEEELRAAVLQLRETVVQQKETLGAQREAIRELTGKLARCEGLAGGKAQGPAATGKDTMGDLPRDPGHVVEQLSRSLQTLKDRLESLEHQLRVNVSNAMLPSDFREVLQRRLGELERQLLRKVAELEDEKSLLHNETSAHRQKTENALNALLQRVTELERGNSAFKSPDAFKVSLPLRTNYLYGKIKKTLPELYAFTICLWLRSSALPGIGTPFSYAVPGQANEIVLIEWGNNPIELLINDKVAQLPLFVSDGKWHHICITWTTRDGMWEAFQDGEKLGTGENLAPWHPIKPGGVLILGQEQDTVGGRFDATQAFVGELSQFNIWDRVLRAQEIINIANCSTNMPGNIIPWVDNNVDVFGGASKWPVETCEERLLDL from the exons ATGCTAGCGCTGCTGGCCGCCGGCTTGGCGCTCGTCGTGGCCGCCGGTGCCCAAGACGGCCCGGCGCCCGGCAGCCGCTTCGTGTGCACGGCGCTGCCCCCGGAGGCGGCGCGCGCCGGCTGCCCGTTGCCCGCGATGCCCATGCAGGGCGGCGCGCTGAGCCCCGAGGAGGAGCTGCGGGCTGCGGTGCTGCAGCTGCGCGAGACCGTCGTGCAGCAGAAGGAGACTCTGGGCGCGCAGCGCGAGGCCATCCGCGAGCTCACGGGCAAGCTGGCGCGTTGCGAGGGGCTGGCAGGGGGCAAGGCGCAGGGCCCGGCAGCCACAGGCAAGGACACTATGGGCGATCTGCCGCGGGACCCCGGCCACGTCGTGGAGCAGCTCAGCCGCTCGCTGCAGACCCTCAAGGACCGCCTGGAGAGCCTCGAG CACCAGCTCCGAGTGAATGTGTCCAATGCAATGCTGCCCAGCGACTTTCGAGAGGTGCTCCAGCGGCGactgggggagctggagaggcagCTACTGCGCaaggtggcagagctggaggaCGAGAAGTCCCTGCTCCACAATGAGACCTCTGCTCACAGGCAGAAGACAGAGAATGCCCTGAATGCTCTGCTGCAGAGGGTGACTGAGCTGGAGCGAG GCAACAGTGCGTTCAAGTCTCCCGACGCGTTCAAAGTGTCCCTCCCCCTGCGCACAAACTACCTGTACGGCAAGATCAAGAAAACACTGCCTGAACTGTACGCCTTCACTATCTGCCTGTGGCTACGATCCAGCGCCTTGCCGGGCATCGGCACACCGTTCTCTTACGCGGTGCCTGGGCAGGCCAACGAGATCGTGCTGATAGAGTGGGGCAACAACCCCATTGAGCTGCTCATCAACGACAAG GTTGCGCAGCTGCCCCTGTTTGTCAGTGACGGCAAGTGGCATCATATCTGTATCACCTGGACGACGCGGGACGGCATGTGGGAAGCGTTCCAGGATGGGGAGAAACTCGGTACTGGGGAGAACCTGGCCCCCTGGCACCCCATCAAGCCAGGGGGTGTGCTGATCCTCGGGCAGGAACAG gaCACCGTTGGGGGCAGATTCGATGCCACGCAGGCATTCGTGGGGGAGCTCAGCCAGTTCAACATATGGGACCGCGTCCTCCGTGCACAAGAAATTATCAACATTGCCAACTGCTCCACGAACATGCCCGGCAACATCATACCCTGGGTGGACAACAACGTCGATGTGTTTGGAGGGGCTTCTAAGTGGCCCGTGGAGACCTGTGAGGAACGTCTCCTTGACTTGTAG